One window of the uncultured Paludibaculum sp. genome contains the following:
- a CDS encoding bifunctional homocysteine S-methyltransferase/methylenetetrahydrofolate reductase, with protein sequence MSETTQKISRAAEFRELIGKRAVIADGAMGTMLYTRGVFINRCFDELNLSAGQMVREIHQEYVRAGAEVLETNTFGATRARLSTFGLGDKVEAINRAGVRLAREAAAERSDVFVAGAMGPLGVHLEPLGPTSFAEARAMFREQIATLLDEGVDLLIFETFSQLTELREGLAAARELAGPEMVIVAQVTIDDDGNMPDGTSTEKFSQFLDSSTADVVGLNCSVGPKATLETLERMMAFTNKPVSGMPNAGHPTQVEGRAIYLSSPEYLAQYARRMLWAGVKMVGGCCGTTPEHIKSIKSEARSLQPGIHQLSVTVEEPTAKAKTMEKVPVAQKSSLGAKLAAGKFVAFVEILPPRGVDPVKEVAGARLCKEAGIDVINVPDGPRASARMSAQVTCQLIERDAGIESVLHFCCRDRNILGIQSELLGAHAAGIRNLICITGDPPRMGSYPEATAVFDVDSIGLTNIVNNLNHGLDIGGNPIGSQTSLLLGVGANPGALNFEEEIRRTEWKVQAGAEYIVTQPVFDIGQVERFLKKIEGFRIPVITGIWPLTSFRNAEFMVNELRVPVPDEYMERMRRLEDPERARAEGVKIAQEMVCSVRSMVDGVQLSAPFGRYQMAIEVAQAIGSR encoded by the coding sequence ATGAGCGAGACCACACAGAAGATTTCGCGAGCCGCCGAGTTCCGGGAATTGATTGGCAAGCGCGCGGTGATTGCCGACGGGGCCATGGGCACGATGCTCTACACTCGCGGCGTCTTTATCAATCGCTGCTTCGACGAGCTGAACCTCAGCGCGGGCCAGATGGTGCGGGAGATCCACCAGGAGTATGTCCGCGCCGGGGCCGAAGTGTTGGAAACAAACACGTTCGGTGCAACGCGGGCGCGCCTGTCGACGTTCGGCCTGGGCGACAAAGTGGAGGCCATCAACCGGGCGGGCGTCCGTCTGGCGCGGGAAGCGGCAGCCGAGCGAAGCGACGTCTTCGTGGCCGGGGCGATGGGGCCGCTGGGCGTACACCTGGAACCGCTGGGTCCGACGTCCTTCGCCGAAGCGCGGGCCATGTTCCGCGAGCAGATCGCAACCTTGCTCGATGAGGGTGTCGATCTCCTCATCTTCGAGACATTCTCCCAGCTGACCGAACTGCGCGAAGGACTGGCCGCCGCTCGCGAACTCGCCGGCCCGGAGATGGTGATCGTCGCCCAGGTGACCATCGACGACGACGGCAACATGCCGGACGGCACCTCCACCGAGAAGTTCTCTCAGTTCCTCGACTCATCGACCGCCGATGTGGTGGGTTTGAATTGTTCGGTGGGCCCCAAGGCCACGCTCGAGACGCTCGAACGGATGATGGCGTTCACGAACAAACCCGTCTCGGGGATGCCGAACGCCGGCCACCCGACACAGGTGGAAGGGCGTGCCATCTACCTGAGTTCGCCGGAGTATCTGGCGCAGTACGCCAGACGGATGCTCTGGGCCGGGGTGAAAATGGTGGGCGGCTGCTGCGGCACCACACCGGAGCACATCAAGAGCATCAAGAGCGAAGCGCGCTCCCTCCAACCAGGCATCCACCAACTCAGCGTCACGGTGGAGGAGCCGACGGCCAAAGCCAAAACCATGGAGAAGGTGCCGGTGGCGCAAAAGTCGTCGCTGGGTGCCAAACTCGCCGCCGGGAAATTTGTTGCTTTCGTAGAGATTCTGCCCCCGCGTGGGGTGGACCCCGTGAAAGAAGTGGCCGGGGCCAGATTGTGCAAGGAAGCCGGCATCGACGTCATCAATGTGCCGGACGGCCCACGCGCCAGCGCGCGAATGAGCGCCCAGGTGACCTGCCAGCTAATTGAGCGCGACGCGGGCATCGAATCCGTGCTTCATTTCTGCTGCCGCGACCGAAACATCCTGGGCATCCAGAGCGAACTGCTGGGCGCGCACGCAGCCGGCATCCGGAACCTGATCTGCATCACGGGCGACCCGCCGCGCATGGGTTCGTATCCCGAGGCCACGGCCGTATTCGACGTCGATTCCATCGGCCTCACGAACATCGTCAACAACCTGAATCACGGGCTGGACATCGGCGGGAACCCCATCGGCTCCCAAACCTCCCTGTTGTTGGGTGTGGGCGCCAATCCGGGCGCGCTGAACTTTGAGGAGGAGATCCGGCGGACCGAATGGAAGGTCCAGGCCGGCGCGGAGTACATCGTCACACAGCCTGTCTTCGACATCGGGCAGGTGGAGCGGTTCCTCAAGAAAATAGAAGGGTTCCGCATTCCGGTGATCACCGGCATCTGGCCTCTGACCTCTTTCCGCAACGCCGAATTCATGGTGAACGAACTGCGTGTACCGGTTCCGGATGAATACATGGAACGCATGCGGCGGCTGGAAGACCCCGAGCGGGCGAGGGCCGAAGGCGTAAAGATCGCGCAGGAAATGGTCTGCAGCGTCCGGTCGATGGTGGATGGCGTTCAGTTGAGCGCTCCGTTTGGCCGTTATCAAATGGCGATTGAGGTTGCCCAGGCCATCGGGTCGCGCTAG
- a CDS encoding DNA-formamidopyrimidine glycosylase family protein — translation MPELPEVEAVTRKLRAAEPWRSIVSAGQFRPTTATGLEQAIGRNLESVTRRGKNILLGLSGGPVVRVHLKMTGNLIVIPDIRMRPATVRAWLGLNDGRGVVLDDPRALGRLSFHESVDGLFEDLGPEPFSPEFTASYFEAQARKTSKPIKLLLMEQRAVVGLGNIYAAEALFQAGIHPAKPSNEISGVRLKRLHRHIVEVLTAALDSAVAAYEQPGTFSEGENFPVAVYGREGEACWRCRAAIRRIPQGGRSTYYCPKCQR, via the coding sequence ATGCCGGAACTCCCTGAAGTCGAGGCGGTTACCAGGAAACTGCGGGCGGCGGAGCCGTGGCGGTCCATCGTCTCGGCCGGCCAGTTCCGGCCCACCACGGCGACAGGGCTGGAGCAGGCGATCGGCCGGAACCTGGAATCGGTCACAAGGCGCGGCAAGAACATCCTACTGGGCCTGAGCGGTGGGCCGGTCGTGCGAGTCCACCTGAAGATGACCGGCAACCTGATCGTGATCCCGGACATTCGAATGCGGCCTGCCACCGTGCGCGCGTGGTTGGGTTTGAATGACGGGCGCGGCGTGGTTCTGGATGACCCGCGGGCGCTAGGCCGGTTGAGCTTCCATGAGTCGGTCGACGGTCTTTTTGAGGACCTGGGCCCGGAGCCGTTCTCGCCCGAATTCACGGCCAGCTACTTTGAGGCTCAAGCCAGGAAGACGTCAAAACCTATCAAGTTATTATTGATGGAACAGCGTGCAGTCGTAGGCCTGGGCAATATTTACGCCGCCGAGGCGCTCTTCCAGGCCGGCATCCACCCGGCGAAACCTTCCAATGAAATCAGCGGTGTGCGGCTAAAGCGGCTGCACCGCCACATTGTTGAGGTGTTGACGGCTGCGCTAGACTCAGCAGTAGCCGCCTACGAACAGCCGGGCACCTTCTCCGAGGGCGAGAACTTCCCGGTAGCCGTCTATGGGCGTGAGGGGGAAGCCTGCTGGCGATGCCGGGCAGCCATCCGCCGAATCCCCCAGGGCGGCCGTTCGACCTATTACTGCCCGAAATGCCAGAGGTAG
- a CDS encoding TIGR00282 family metallophosphoesterase, with protein MKILFIGDIFASPGRRIVAEHLQSIISDEHIDLAIANAENSAGGFGVTPNVAQELFSFGLDVLTTGNHVWDKREVYDYLNREPRLLRPGNYAASLPGSGLYLGKARNGVQYAVMNLQGRVHLPAIECPFLKADELIASIPTETKVRFLDFHAEVTSEKIALGWYLDGRITGLVGTHTHIPTADPRVLPKGTAYLTDCGMTGPYDSVIGVEKDTVIQRFLTQLPMRFEAAKHMVELHAVIITLDETTGRATAIEPYAVRED; from the coding sequence ATGAAAATCCTCTTCATCGGTGACATTTTTGCGTCGCCCGGACGCAGAATTGTGGCCGAACATCTCCAATCGATCATCTCGGACGAGCATATTGATCTAGCCATCGCGAACGCGGAGAATTCGGCGGGCGGTTTCGGAGTCACTCCGAACGTCGCCCAGGAACTCTTCTCCTTCGGTCTGGATGTGCTGACCACGGGCAACCACGTCTGGGACAAGCGCGAGGTCTACGACTACCTGAACCGGGAGCCGCGCCTGCTGCGACCGGGCAACTACGCCGCTTCCCTGCCCGGCTCGGGGCTTTACCTGGGAAAAGCGCGCAATGGCGTACAGTATGCGGTAATGAATCTTCAGGGGCGCGTACATCTACCGGCGATCGAATGCCCGTTTCTCAAGGCCGACGAACTGATCGCGTCGATTCCCACAGAGACAAAAGTCCGCTTTTTGGACTTTCACGCCGAGGTCACCAGCGAGAAAATCGCGCTGGGGTGGTATCTGGACGGCCGCATCACGGGCCTTGTGGGTACGCACACGCATATCCCGACAGCCGATCCACGGGTGCTGCCCAAGGGCACGGCCTACTTGACGGATTGCGGAATGACGGGTCCGTACGATTCGGTGATCGGTGTCGAGAAAGACACCGTGATCCAGCGTTTTCTCACGCAGTTACCGATGCGGTTTGAAGCGGCCAAGCACATGGTGGAACTGCACGCGGTAATCATCACCCTGGACGAAACAACCGGCCGCGCTACGGCGATTGAACCCTACGCCGTCAGAGAAGATTGA
- a CDS encoding L-threonylcarbamoyladenylate synthase yields the protein MATDLIEINSEQPSVEAIERAAVALRRGEVVAIPTDALYTLVADPFNLHAVGRVFAAKGREPHRSLPLLVSDFLMAEDLVTELPARFYLLARRFWPGPLTIIVPASAKVPLKVTGNTGRLALRQSRSRVAQALIDWMGQPLISTSANVSGQPTCQTGIEVFGTMDGRVDLVLDGGGCIGAGSTTIDITEPYWRMIKSGSIQEKEIAECLKGA from the coding sequence GTGGCAACTGATCTGATCGAAATCAACTCGGAACAACCCAGCGTTGAAGCCATTGAGCGCGCGGCGGTTGCCTTGCGCCGGGGTGAGGTGGTGGCGATTCCCACCGACGCTCTGTACACATTGGTGGCGGACCCGTTCAATCTGCACGCCGTGGGCAGAGTTTTTGCCGCCAAGGGGCGAGAGCCGCACCGGTCACTGCCGCTACTGGTAAGCGATTTTCTGATGGCGGAAGACCTGGTGACGGAGTTGCCCGCGCGCTTCTACCTGTTGGCGCGGCGATTCTGGCCCGGGCCGCTGACCATCATCGTGCCGGCCTCGGCCAAGGTTCCCTTGAAAGTCACGGGCAACACAGGGCGGCTCGCGCTGCGGCAATCGCGCTCCCGCGTGGCGCAGGCGTTAATCGACTGGATGGGCCAGCCGCTCATCTCCACCAGCGCCAATGTCAGCGGCCAGCCCACCTGTCAGACCGGGATTGAGGTCTTTGGAACGATGGACGGGCGAGTGGATCTGGTGCTCGACGGCGGCGGGTGCATTGGCGCGGGTTCGACCACAATTGATATCACTGAGCCCTACTGGCGCATGATCAAATCCGGCAGCATCCAGGAAAAAGAGATCGCTGAGTGCCTGAAGGGCGCGTAA
- a CDS encoding SAM-dependent chlorinase/fluorinase, translated as MPLLTLLTDFGLRDHFVGVMKGVIAGIAPKTQVIDISHEVEPYQVAQARFLLSQSWPYFPKRTVHVCIVDPGVGSERRGLLVEAEGHRFVGPDNGLFSDLLGRKGAKVRHLSNTKLWLKNISQTFHGRDVFAPIGAHLSAGVIPAKVGPLVSDALRQTTSAPVRTGRRFWQGEIVHIDRFGNLITNLPAEEFSSMQPKGMALKVGLLVVTKVLTSYAAARDQEPFLITGSSGNLEVAVNQESAAKMLGVGLGAPVELEIW; from the coding sequence ATGCCGCTCCTCACTCTGTTAACCGACTTCGGACTGCGCGACCACTTTGTCGGCGTCATGAAGGGCGTCATCGCGGGCATCGCCCCTAAGACTCAGGTCATCGACATCAGCCACGAGGTCGAGCCCTACCAGGTGGCGCAGGCACGGTTTCTGTTATCGCAGAGCTGGCCGTATTTCCCAAAGCGTACCGTCCACGTCTGTATCGTCGATCCTGGCGTCGGTAGTGAACGTAGGGGACTGTTGGTAGAAGCGGAAGGACATCGCTTCGTCGGACCGGACAATGGTCTGTTCAGCGACCTGCTGGGCCGCAAGGGCGCAAAGGTCCGGCATCTTTCAAATACAAAGTTATGGTTGAAGAATATCTCGCAAACCTTTCACGGTAGAGATGTTTTTGCGCCAATTGGCGCTCATCTCTCAGCCGGAGTCATCCCCGCCAAAGTCGGACCACTAGTGAGCGACGCGCTGCGGCAAACCACATCGGCGCCAGTCCGCACCGGCCGCCGATTCTGGCAGGGCGAGATTGTCCACATCGATCGGTTTGGAAACCTGATTACCAACCTCCCCGCCGAGGAATTCTCTTCGATGCAGCCTAAGGGCATGGCGCTGAAAGTAGGACTCCTGGTCGTGACCAAGGTACTCACCAGCTATGCCGCCGCCCGCGACCAGGAGCCGTTTCTGATCACGGGCAGTTCCGGCAATCTGGAAGTGGCGGTTAACCAGGAGTCAGCGGCCAAGATGCTGGGCGTCGGGCTGGGCGCGCCGGTGGAACTGGAGATCTGGTAG